The following is a genomic window from Antechinus flavipes isolate AdamAnt ecotype Samford, QLD, Australia chromosome 3, AdamAnt_v2, whole genome shotgun sequence.
GAAATGCTGATAGTACTTAATCTGATTTATTACTGAGTAAACATTGCAGAGAAACTATATAACTAGAAATAACTGAACCAATGGCCAACAAATTAGTAATACTATCCCTGAATAATCCCCAAATCAAGAGATCAAGTacaaagaaaatttctttgtCAACCATTAATATCTAAAACAAATTATAACAATTCACTCTTATACAAGCCAATaacaacactttaaaatttttgccaATTTGTTTATCTATGATTCAAATTAAACATACCCATTCTCCtgtcataaaatgaaaaaatcttaGCAAAATCAGAAGGTTCATTTAGTACTAATCAGATTTAAAGGTTATGCTCAAAGTAAAATATACAATTTGATTTTTTACAGTTTTAACTTCTTTAGAATTTACTTGATTTAAGGCAATTATAAAATAGTCCAAATAGCACAGAAAATCAAGCACTACCATTTATTATCCTAAGTTATTTTAATGAGgatatgcaatttaaaaagaacaacaagCCATAAACCTGAAgcattcttaaaaaataatcataatcattaTAGCACTTTGGAAATTCGAATACAAGAACAACTAACTGGTCTAGTTAAGTAATCTACTGTAAGAAATTTTTCTCTACCTTATCCCCTGGATTTTGCTTCTGTCATTACTTACTGTGTTAAGAATGTGGATGGCCAGGGAGTGCTACTTGCCACTCCCAAGCcttgtatttctttaatttattacttcaatagGGTGACACATTAGAAAAGCCAACTGTTATAAtattggaaaaaggaagaaaaaaagtcaaattaaaataaggtaaaaaaaacctaaatggaaGGTACAGTACACATCCTAGAGACTCTTAGCAAACCTCAGTTTGAACAAACAATTAATAAGCTATAAACAGTATTTATATGAAAGCTGGGGAagtgatcaaataaaaaaaaaaataaatctcatttttaaGAATCTATTCTACAAACTACTCTTCCAAACAAGTCCTAGACCACCTATTAATAGATTATACAATTTAATTCCATTGTGATTCTCTACTGTATATTACCTGCTGAATATATGTGATATGTATGTACCAAGTTTACAAAATTTCAGTAATTTAAATCAGTGTAAATACAAATAAATCTTCTCTAATAAACCATTTCATGAATTAAAATCAATTACCTCTTCCCGCAATGCATATTGTTCAATAagttttttcaatttctctcccAATTCAATGTTTTCTTGTCGAAGTTTAGCATTATGTATGTCATGTTGTTCCAGCTGAGCTTGAATTTCatttaaagttatttgaaaatGTGCAGTTGCTTCTTTacgtctttcttcttcttctcgtGCTTGCtgtatgttttcttcctttatgttccaaaacaatttttattaataatatgtaaGCTTATTGATGATATACTCTCACATTAAGTATCTCCATTTTGATCCTGactaaataggaagaaaaggagtACATTGTAAAAAGCTAACACTTTAAACCAAACAGCTAAGACCACTGTAAGTAACGAATGTCATGTACTACAAAATTCTTACATTTGATATGAAGACCTATGAAAATCTATAAGACCTGTAAGACAGATGAAGAACTATGCAGTTCATGTGCTTTTCTTATACTTCATCTAGTCTCTCAGGAGACTAGTCCTGTctcaggacaggacaggacaggaggatgaagaattgttttaattcaaaagaaatttcCATTGTCTGCTATGATACAAGTTCCATATCAGTAATAGTAAACAAGAATTCAGGTGTATTTTACATAAATTGACTACAGAGAAGCACTAATTTGTCACGTCATTAGTAGAAGAAAACTGTGGGTGAGGGAAATCCTTCCACCAATTTAAGGTGGTACTTCCTCTGAAACTTACagtcttgaagaaaaaaagagcactGAGAAGTCAAATGCCTTATCTAGCTAGGATCATTTTAGTACATGTTTGGCATGTTCTATCATAACAgccaattacctttttttttccttatggcaCTACCTCTTCTCTCCAGTATTTTTTCATACATTTCTGTGTTTTCCAAGGACCAATTAAATTAGTCATACAACAATAATAGAATGATCGTAAAACCTAACTGGGTAAGGGTAATAACCAATTTTGCGATAATGAATCAAATAAGCAAGACAAGAAGTTGAGATTTCAGTAATatgtattgattttaaaaatgaccaTTTCCAACACCATGTACTAGGAATGCTGAGATTAAATATGGTATATTTTGGATAGTAAGTTAGAAAATAAGTATGAAATTTGTATGATTAAAATAGAATGCATTACTATCAGTTCTTACATATTTTCCCTAAACCACTGTATTTCCTATCTACTCTTTTCATTTGCAATCAAAAAGcaaagaggtaaaaaaagaaaaagaaaaattatacttaAATAATTTCTGAACATGGCTAATTATAGTGGTTTCTTTTCATGAAATTGAGGTTAGAACTTTCTTCTAGTCTCTTCTTCCCCAGGCAACAGTCTTAGAAGACCAGATATTATCATCCATTTCCTCACTTATCCTCCATCCCAAGCTGATTGTTCATAGGGAGGCTTAGAGTCAAGTGATTCtattcaactcaacaaacattaagtCTCTTTGTGTAAGGTACTGTTGAGACTTTATTAGGCACTGGggaaacaaaccaaaccaaaaaaagaattgtcCCTATCACAAACAGCTTGCATTCCATTAATATGTAGACTTTATCTCCTGGCTGATAAGGAGCTAGGTGACGAGTACCCTACAATAAGAGAGATCTCTGACTCAGAAATCAAGAGTTTGAATCTAGCTTTTACTACTCTCATCTTTATAAAGTcaacttctctgggcttcagttacTATacttctgtaaaaatgaggttGATAGGCGCAATGAATAAAAGCACCAGcccgtgagttcaaatctgaccttaaacaatacctagctgtgtgaccctggcaagtcacttaactcccaattgcctcaacaaagaaaaaatgaatttggacTGAACTAGATCAGAGGTATCAAATACATGGTCCACAACATTTCTGAATGTGATCAAAGATTGGagctatttaacaaaataaaattttaaaaggaataaagatatgtggttttctaagttaatgtACAGCCTGTAGAAATCTTTATGTACACTTCAGAGGTTCTGGTTTCTATTAAGTTTGACAATGCTGAACTAATGATCTTTTAAGGTCCAAATCCAAATTCTGTGATAAATTAAAGAGGGCAAAAAATTGAGACCAGGGTGAGGCAACCAGCTATTTCTCAGGGCATAAGAAAATGCCtcagagaaaagatggaaggCACAAAAAGAATCCTGTCCTTTAccacaaagattttaaaaagtactttccaAGCATAGAAATGGGATGAAATGTTGAGATCTAAGAACACTTAAACAGATCAATCCAGCTGAAACAAtgtgtaaaaggaaagaaaatgaaataaatgataaatggttttaaatgccaaacttaTTTTATTCCTAGAGGTAACAGAGCCATTGCAGGTTTTAGCTATAATTACACTTTAAGGAAGATTCTTTTGACAGttatgtggaggatggattggaaaaatggagatggggaaaaaaactagagaaaacgAAGAAACCTTCCCATTTCCCCTTagttcatcacctctcacctggacttACAGCAACTGATTTTCACCTGTCAAGTCTCTCCCCTCTTGAATTCATCTTCCACGCagctaccaaagtaattttcctaaagaacaGCTCGCCTCAGTGTTCTgttcaataaatataattttttgatcTCTTAGGTTGTCTAAATCCTTTAAGCTTTAATAGAACAACCTTCTACATAAGTCTTTTCTTGAATTCCTATAGAATTCAAGTAATAAACACTTGCAGATATAATCCAGGAGGATATTACACCAATACAATAGAAAATTTACTTGGTTCTTACACACAAAATATGTTTGTCAGTCAGGTCTTCATTAAAACTAAAAACCATTAAACAGCTTGCCTCCTTAATTAGTAGCTCCTATTATACTCTACAGATCAAACTAATACAGTCCTATGATCTTAACTGTAAAAATTACAAACTTACTTTCAATGTCTTATTATGACGCTGAAGTTCCCGGCAGAGTGACTCCAATTTACTTCGAGCTAGAATAGCCTTACTGTGCTCACTCTGCAGGTGGACCTTTTCTTTCACAATCTGGGCTTGTTTCTTCTGAAGAATCTTCATTTGCTTCTGAACATTCCGACTCTCCTCCAGCTGCAATTAAGAAGTATCTTAAATTTCATTAAGTATAAAAAGAATATGTGGTAAGAAAATGAGTATATGCTACGAAATCCAcaagaaatgcaaaatgagaaacATTTTACAGCATATTTTTAcctacatttttaaataattcctAATCACAAATAATCTACTACAATTTCTGCTTCAAAAATCATCTACCTGCTTTGAGTGTAGTAGCATAATCTGTATTATTTAATTAGCTAGGAAACTGAATTTCTTAAAGCTCTTTgcaaggtggagggagggatgtgggaaaacataatacattaaaaaattgtTACTCTCTAAAATTTATCTCTCCCAGTTCtagaatttttactccttttttctaTTCAGGATTCTTTCCTACTTTGTTATTAGCTACAATATAGAGAAGTAAAAAGAGtcacaaagaaaagcaacaatgatcacacttttctaatattctttttttaaagagtgatCAATTGGACAGTCTTTTCAAGAATTGATATATTCATGCATACAAAGCAACTTTTCTAAAGTGGCCTCTAAAATTACATTGAGGAGAGAAATAATTAACTATTCTATGTGGATGGGTCAACAAGGTACAATGCATAGGCattgtagaaaagcagaaaaacattGGATTTATAGTCAGAAAAGCTGGGTTCCAATCCCCCTTGACCACTTACTATTACATGGTCTTGGGCAAATCATATCCAAAATGAAAGGTTTAGCCAATACAAGTTCTAAGGGTTGggttctgcttctgttttatttgGTTGTTTTATTGGGGAGGCTAGCCAGGTAACAAATTTATTTATACTCTACATTATACAACCCTGAGAAATCATTATATTTAAGGACTAAAAATAGTGACAAACCAGCCTTAATTTCATGAGTGACACTGATTTTTTCACAGGAACACAGATTTTAAGATCAAAAACATGACATTTTGTAGCTATTAAAACTTCCTGTTTAGGCCATTTTCAATGTTATCAAATTAGAGAAACCTTACTGGagtgaaaaaacaatttttcgTCTCCTACCACAAAAACTAGACTCATTTTTATGAGCCAatcatcaataaaaagttatacttTTGTTTATCGATggaccaaaaaaaatctaaataataattttatcaatgATTGCATATATTTTTTGTAAAGGCAAGGATGGTATAATAGATTGACAGTTGACAATTAAATGTTCCTGTGAACATTTATCTCCTTTATCTTTTTCACACAGTAATGGTAGGATTTTTAGGTTGACATATCAAAGTGAATTATTTTTGACTTTCATGTCTCAGAAAATATGAACTTCCTAAGAGAACTAGGTTAGGCCTAAGACAGCCTTATGCTTTCTAGCTCAATTTCCttaacaaaagaaagcaggaacaCTGAAATCCATAGGTATCTATCTTAATGTTACCTTTCTAAGCATGTTTAGTTACTGTCAGTCCAAGAGtattattttaccaaatattcTACCTTCTTCAATATGTGCTTCAATCCAGATGGTCTGAGCACTCATCTCTACCTTCTACTGTTCTAGAATTATTTACAGAAAAGATAGCAAATAATTAATTTACTGCCTTCTGATATAATGAATCTATTATTACCTGagaaaattgtcttaattttccaatttttataccttctaaatttaGTTATATAACCAAGTAAAGTCAGAGAATCCAATTCTCTCCAAATCCCTCACTTCCTAcccttttaaaggaaaattttaggTTCAAGACTGTTCTAATTCATGCagaatttttaaacatattatggaattttttcccccaaaagataaACACTACTCACAAGATCAGCATATTTTTTACAAAGGGCTGCCAATTTTTCTTCTGGAGTTGAAAGGGTATTTAAGGCTTGCATCAACAACAAAACTTCTTTTCCtgatagaataaaatgaaactagtattaggaaaaaatgtttggGCATCACATCACACCAAAAGATATTCTAGTTGCAATTCAGAATACTTAATAGTGACTTTTACTTTACTATTGTATATAAAAATTAGTGACCATTCAAATTCcaataagaaaaagatttaattCTTAAAACATCACAGGCACAGAATTCTGAATTTATCCATCTAATCTTTCCTATTAATTTGGTAAATCAAAATCATACAATTGaggaacacatacatacacacaaatcaatttatcttcctaaaacttgatatattcaaaataacaTTCTATGAGACAcaaggaatataaaaaaaaagaaaagaaaagaaaagaaaaagagaaacagaaaagttaCATAACCAAGTACtacatataaaaagcaaaatagctTCAGTTAGTATTCTCCATCATCAAAGAATATAGTTTAACCTCCCCCTCCTTTGAAAACTAATAATCAGttgaaacaacaaaaattctGATGCCCAATTCAATGACACTAATGAATAACTCTAACCTAAAtcaaaccagaattcaaatctggcctcagacattaacagctgtgtgaccctgggcaagtcatataatctgtctgcctttagtttcctcaattgtaaaagggggataatataTACCAACCATTCCCCAGGTGGATGTAAGTATCAAATATGATATAAGTGCTTAGTTAGCATAGTGCCAAGCACTATGTAGTGCTactgttaattattattactatcatcatcactatcattaaataaaattttaagtggCAACTCTTCTCTGATCtaagaattgataaatacattAAGACTAAACATATTACTAGAGATATCAAACATTAAAAGCTTAGGAAACAGAAATCTGAGCTTCACTTTACAATTATACTTGTTTCAAACCTTTACCTTGGATAAAAATAAACTGAGTCCATTAGTTTTTAAGATCATAATTAGAAGTtttgtcttctttatttctttatcaatttAGTATACTATAGCACTAGAAAGTAGACAATGCTTATAAATTTTGTATGGAAAGAATGGTAAGCATAAGAGTTGCAGAAAGAGTGAAAGGTCAACTGTTTCAGTGATAAGTAAGAGGAAGGTATAAAAGTTCATGTTTAAGATACTATATGCCACCATTTTATTCCCAAATGACAGCACACaaagaggaaaactacaaatTAGAACCTATGACTCTTTGAAAAAGTTAGGAATTTCAAcagcatattttaaaacaaaaattattttattaccttCTAGATAATCAACTTCTAAGccactttttaaataaaaggttgaaacaaatagctttaaaaaaaaatcaatccttaTAATAGTGTTCATATTTTTGGTGTtcatattatcattatcatagtATGCAATATAtgaatgctttagaaatatttccaCAACCTGCCTCTAATTCATTAAAGAGGCtagatttatccattttatatttgccCACTACAAAATTCATCTTTAGTATACAGCACTACACATCATGAACTTTTTTGCATATCTGCAGAAAAAGCTGCCTAGACCAATGAttacatttcaaaagaaaaagggacaGTCTGTTATAGCTGTTTCTAATTTAAATACatcaattcctttaaaattcatgTGTGTCAATGTTAATCTATGATATATATCTGTAAGACAGGTGCAATGAATGACTTAACCAACCTAATCAAAGACAGTATATTACATTGATGATACCCAGATAACCTGGGGTTATATTCCAAAGCCAAGTcatcttttcttcagaaaataatttaaacattggAAATGGAAAGCAAATCCCTAAGGCCAAAAACATTACctaaagttttttctttgtttttgtcactCTCTATATCTTGCTGACCATCCGGTGGATCTGTCCGAGCTTCTCGACCAGGTATTTCCTCTCTTGATTCTCGTGTGCAGTATGTTGTACTGACTAAATTTCTATTCTTGGTTAAAAAGTTACTTTCTTCAACCTCCTCCAATGTTTTTTTGCTATTTGAACCACGGCAATTAGATTCTTGATGTTGTAAAATATCATTTCGCTGAGCATTGCTTAACATATCAGATTTTACACCTATGCCACAAAATCCAGCTTCTTCCATTGTGCCAATTATaaactagagagaagagaaaaatttaaataaattaac
Proteins encoded in this region:
- the TXLNG gene encoding gamma-taxilin isoform X2 encodes the protein MATRVEGVARGRGGGEEPIEPGRGGRRRSPRQKVSSEFIIGTMEEAGFCGIGVKSDMLSNAQRNDILQHQESNCRGSNSKKTLEEVEESNFLTKNRNLVSTTYCTRESREEIPGREARTDPPDGQQDIESDKNKEKTLGKEVLLLMQALNTLSTPEEKLAALCKKYADLLEESRNVQKQMKILQKKQAQIVKEKVHLQSEHSKAILARSKLESLCRELQRHNKTLKEENIQQAREEEERRKEATAHFQITLNEIQAQLEQHDIHNAKLRQENIELGEKLKKLIEQYALREEHIDKVFKHKELQQQLVDAKLQQTTQLIKEAEEKHQREREFLLKEATESRHKCEQMKQQEAQLKQQMTKKIKKLEKETIVWRTKWENNNKALLQMAEEKTVRDKDYKAFQIKLERLEKLCRALQTERNELNEKVEVLKEQVSVKEADVDQTVPVLQPCTLLDSHKKMKTPSKKETAIPLEVEHNATDEGSDGFQETVSMSSVPDTDSVD